DNA from Megachile rotundata isolate GNS110a chromosome 8, iyMegRotu1, whole genome shotgun sequence:
CTATGCACAATTACATCTTTAAAATGCTAttagtttataataatttagattATGATGCACTCGCATATGAATGGCAATGGTACCTGATAGATTTAACttgttacagaatattttttcaatttttataattggtaAATGTTTGCAGTCAAAATATACCAGGCATAATTTCTGTGGATGTATGGCCACGCAAGGGTGTAATGAAACCAAATGCAGTGCAAACTTTTAAAGTGAAAATTGATTTCAAAGGACATTCTGGTAGAATTGATCTGAATGTACCTTGTGAATTTCTGAATGCTAGTGATAGAGGAGAATATTACAGAAGTGTCATTAAACATGATATCTTAAGTAAAGAATTGGAAAAACATTTTACCATTACAGAAAAAGGCACTACTGTACCAGTAAGTAATTAATTATCTTTTTGTCTTATAGTAAAGAAAAGACTAAATCATATCTGATTTTTGTAGAAACCATGGCTAAAAATATTACACAAGCCAGAACCATTCCGCAAAACACTAACAATACGATGTTCAATAATTCCTATAGAAGATGCACACTTAAGAGTTAGTTTAATGAATGAATTAAAAGCAGCTCCGTCAAAGACAATTCACTTCGACGAGCGACCAGGGTACAATATCACACAGaatgaaaaagaattttttatagtTACGTTTCTTTTGGAGGGCATATTGTGGtaaaaacttataaataaaattatatgtatattacagaAGTTTTAATTGTAAGaaggtatttatattttattttaaagggACATTGTTAACAGTAAGAGATTTATAAAGATGATCAAAGAAAGTTTAATTCCTAGACGGAATTTATATTACTCGCAATTTATGATGGATTTGGCAGAGCGCAAAAGATTAATACGAAGATCTTACATATCACCACCGTTatcacttattactctaatattGGAAAAAGTAAAAAAGCGACAGAACAGTAACTTTGATTTGTTGCGTTATTTATGAAGCGATATTAAGCCTGGTGACTGTGTTTTAGATGTTATTCGCGTCGGTACATGATGAATTCTCATTAAAGAGTGTACATTTAATCCCCCACGATGATGTaagacataaaaattattttaaaatgttgcCTAGAGAAAAACGAGTAGATCTTGAACAGGAGACAGGTATTTGTTGATTGTATTTTGAAGAATTCATTGATTTTTATGTTGTAAAGATTGAttcttgtttaaataaaattttttcagatCTTATTACTATTGATAATGCTGAAATTATCGAGGAGTCTGATTATATGAAATCGCGATTTAGAGTGTCCtttatagaataaaatataaataaatttttatacaaatataatacaGTATCTAATATTAATTCATTTCTTTATTATATGGATCAGGAATACGTTTAAATACAGCTAGAAATTTATCTCCTTTATTTCTGGTCACCTTTTGGCCTTCTTCTGTACTTTCATACAATTTTTCCACGATAGGGTCCTTATCCTTCAAAAACAAATGATTTGAAATCAAAAGTTAGTATATTTTAATCAAgtaaatgatataaataatatatgcaataatgtAATGCATGATTACAGCTCTTTTTTATAGTCAATGATTTTCAAAACTTACCACTTCCTCTTTGGACAGTTCATCAAACAATGGATGTTCTTGAAAATGCCTTACTATCCATTCATGTAAATCTTTAACATCTGTCACCGTATATACAATTGCCTTTAAATGATATTTACCATTAAGTATCCATATcgataaagaaaagaaatatcaaaagttttataaataatattacccCTTCTGctaacacataagcatattctGCCAAGAGTGTTTTGTTTATTATTCTCCATTTATGTTTTGATTTCTTAAAGTGTGGGTCAGGGTATAAGAAGAACATTTTTTTCAACTATAAAGatataaaacaataattaattaaaatgaatcataattattattataaatataaaactatACCTTGTTGTACCTGGCCTTTGTGAAAATAATTTGGCAAATACTTCATTGCGTTAGTTCTCAAGCATgcaatattttgatattgtcCAGGATTCTGTGATCTCAACGCAGCAATACGATCCATAACATAGTCAGAAACTTTTACTCTAATCTCCATACCAACGATCAAATTATCAGGAAACATGGATGACAATGTAACTTGAGTAAAACATTTCATTAGTAATGTAATTAGTTATATATTTAAAGACAGAACCTGAATCCATACCGAGTAACCCTCCATAACCACAACCAATATCAGCAAATTCGACACATTTTTTTGGAATGTTGTTTTCTTTAGACTCTTCTTTGTCAGTTGAAAAATAATGTGGAAATAATGCACTCCAATCCATCAAATCAGGTTTTATGGGACTGAAATTTCATTTcagtaaaaaataagaaaacttcCATGCAACATTTTTAATGAATGTAACAATAACTTTATggataaatttttgaatgtatcacaaaaaataattacatactATTCTATACAATGATCCGCTATTGGATTCGAATGAGCACGTTGtcgataatattttttttgtggTAAAGCTAGTGCTTTTGACATGATGAGCCTTGATTAAAAACAAATCCACATGGCAAGGAAACTTAACCTAATCTGACTGAAACCTAGTTGAACtgactaacaataaatatatgtatgtcgaatttacaacatatttttatttataatcaaaGAAGTCTCAGATCTTAAATTTCGACTTGCTCGTAATAGTTAATGAAACATTATAATACAAAAAGaaagtaaatattgtaaaagagaGTCGTTTCCATTTGCAAAAAAATATTGCTGAACACGTTTATCGATTTATTTAAATCATTAATTGTATGTCTTCAGATTTAAAAAGGAAATCAAAAAAGTTAGGaagaacattttaaaataaagtttctttaTCTCTGACTACATATTGATACAGATGTTTTGCTTCTCTGTCAAGCTGATCTTAGAATAATTTCAGCAAAGATCATCTTCTTGTAACAGGAATTCAGGATTACAACGAAAGTTATTCTTTAAAAATGAAACGTaaatatttagcaatttggtaatttaagatcTGCATTCGAGTAatgaagcttaaaaatttgaagtttctatattttcaagtttctaatcttcaaaatttataaatttcattgctGCTATTTACTTTTAGCAAAATGTGATAAAAATTGACCACaaaaaattatcataaattaaaaagCAATCAGCACCATCTAGCGGTATGATCGTCGAACTAAAAGTAATGTATTAGCATAACATGAAAGCAGAAGAGGTATACTCAGGATCGTAACATAATTTCTCGGGCCCTAagcatataaataaaaataaatgtcttCCTAAACCCGCATGAGAATGATATTTGCAAAGAAAACAGACTTTTTGTAGTGTGGTAATTTATATctgtttaatttgaaattataaaaagattCAGACTCCTCTTATAATGGGCCCCGAAAAGCATGCATATTTTACTTATTGATAGAGACAGTCCTATACGTAATCAAAATTATGATATGTTATTAGGAATAAAGCTACAAGCAACAGGAGCGCAGAATGGTGAAGGAGGTATCGAGACAATGTTTCGATACTAGTCTCGAATAGGTGCCAGAATTGGTCTCCTATTAGCAGGATCGCAGGAAGTAGGAGGAGGTATTAGACAAGGAAAGAGCACTGTGCGACAAGGACAGCCACATGCCCGCCCATTTCAACATGGCGGCCACCATCAAAAACAACCGTggtaagaaataattaaatactacACTTTCGACGAATAATTTGTagacttttataatttaatcttaAAATACGCGATCGTAGAAATTTTTACGTATACGTTTCATCAGGATTTTTTACGtatttaattagttattaataatttcaatcc
Protein-coding regions in this window:
- the LOC100882994 gene encoding tRNA (guanine-N(7)-)-methyltransferase; protein product: MSKALALPQKKYYRQRAHSNPIADHCIEYPIKPDLMDWSALFPHYFSTDKEESKENNIPKKCVEFADIGCGYGGLLVTLSSMFPDNLIVGMEIRVKVSDYVMDRIAALRSQNPGQYQNIACLRTNAMKYLPNYFHKGQLKKMFFLYPDPHFKKSKHKWRIINKTLLAEYAYVLAEGAIVYTVTDVKDLHEWIVRHFQEHPLFDELSKEEVDKDPIVEKLYESTEEGQKVTRNKGDKFLAVFKRIPDPYNKEMN